One stretch of Montipora capricornis isolate CH-2021 unplaced genomic scaffold, ASM3666992v2 scaffold_435, whole genome shotgun sequence DNA includes these proteins:
- the LOC138035902 gene encoding P2X purinoceptor 7-like: MEYVDSLLLMEPEDKNASDQEDEDEQGNASSVLVPQPSGQFVDQEPVPDWCKCGCCRTMPQDIENKCCARRNCTSQTRRFRKLCLDAEYLQLCAKNTADIRNDRQDSSSRTFRKAAYRNYILDTHGHLGKRKRKVVPSCCVLCIRRHYPSATGVYMGFRAQ, from the coding sequence ATGGAATATGTAGATTCCCTCTTACTAATGGAACCAGAAGATAAAAATGCTTCTGACcaagaagatgaagatgaacaGGGCAATGCATCGTCTGTGCTAGTGCCCCAACCAAGTGGTCAATTCGTTGACCAAGAACCAGTTCCTGACTGGTGCAAGTGTGGATGCTGTCGCACAATGCCTCAGGacattgaaaataaatgttgtgcGCGACGTAACTGTACTTCTCAAACAAGGCGCTTCCGCAAATTATGTTTGGATGCTGAGTATCTGCAGCTCTGTGCAAAGAATACTGCAGACATCCGCAATGATAGACAAGACAGCAGTAGTCGTACTTTTCGCAAAGCTGCCTATAGAAACTACATTTTAGATACTCATGGTCACCTTgggaaaagaaagaggaaagttGTTCCCTCTTGCTGTGTTCTTTGTATCAGAAGACACTATCCATCTGCAACGGGTGTATACATGGGTTTCAGAGCTCAATGA